The genomic interval GCCAGTCGGAGGCGAAGGCGCTCCTCGTCACCGACCACCTCGGCGGCATCGATTACTTCGAGACGCTCCATGAGGTGCTACCCGAGCTGCCCGCGTCGGTCCCCGGCGAACTCACGAGCGCGAGATTTCCCGAGCTCCGCCACGTCATCGTGGACGCCGACGACCCCTACCCCGGCTGCCATCGCCTCGCGGACGTCGTCGACCTCGGCGCTGGGTCGGGGGCTGCGAGGGGCTCTCGCGCGAGTGTCGTTCCGAGCGACGGGAGCCCCCTGCAGCCCCCGGCCCCGACACCGAGGCCGGACGACGTCTTCACGATCCTCTACACCTCAGGGACGACGTCGTTTCCGAAAGGGGCGATGATCACGCATCGCAATTGCGTCCCTCACGGCTGGACCATCGGCGACGTGTTGCGCATGACGCCCCACGATCGAGTTCTCCACGCCCTCCCCGCGGCTGGCACCTGGGGCGGCGTCAACATCCCGCTCACGACGTGGAGCCACGGCGCCTCCCTCGTCCTCATGGACGTGTTCGATCCGCTCCGCGCGCTCCAGCTCATCGAGCGCGAGCGCTGCACCGTCTGGAACGCGGTGGACGTGATGGTGAAGGCTGTGCTCGACCATCCAGACCTCGAGCGCTACGACCGCTCGTCGCTCCGCACGGGCGGGCTCGGCTCGACCGGCGGCGGCGGGCGCGGCCTCTTCGAGGCGTGGGTCGGGAAGATCGGCGTCAGGCATGGCTACGAGCCCTACGGCATGACCGAGGTGAATGCGATGGCGCTCTACCACCACCTCGACGAGCCGCTCGAGCTCCGGAAGCTCCCGGGCGTCCACCCGGCGCCTGGCCTCGAGGTGCGCGTCGTCCATCCTGAGACGGGCGCGATCTGCAAACCCGGCGAGGAGGGGGAACTGCGGTTCAGGGGCGAGCGCGTCACGCGCGGTTATTACAAGAAACCGGAAGAGACTGCGGCCGCCTTCACGCCAGATGG from Candidatus Methylomirabilota bacterium carries:
- a CDS encoding AMP-binding protein; protein product: MVANPFADTTAAAMLDAVATRYGSREAMVFGEARVSFAEFRERVDRLARGLAALGIRHGENVAIWLPNRPEWFFAQYACARLGAVVVALNPRYKAHELGYILGQSEAKALLVTDHLGGIDYFETLHEVLPELPASVPGELTSARFPELRHVIVDADDPYPGCHRLADVVDLGAGSGAARGSRASVVPSDGSPLQPPAPTPRPDDVFTILYTSGTTSFPKGAMITHRNCVPHGWTIGDVLRMTPHDRVLHALPAAGTWGGVNIPLTTWSHGASLVLMDVFDPLRALQLIERERCTVWNAVDVMVKAVLDHPDLERYDRSSLRTGGLGSTGGGGRGLFEAWVGKIGVRHGYEPYGMTEVNAMALYHHLDEPLELRKLPGVHPAPGLEVRVVHPETGAICKPGEEGELRFRGERVTRGYYKKPEETAAAFTPDGWFCSGDLGIQDGQGHTIFKGRLRETLRISHFMVAPGEIEAFLMSHPDVRQAFVVGVPDPKLNEAPVAYVIAGEGVRLTEEALRAFCRGKIASYKIPLWIRFVEDVPRTPGPHGDKVQRGKLREQAIREFGGGPA